One Paenisporosarcina sp. FSL H8-0542 genomic region harbors:
- a CDS encoding S8 family serine peptidase, with amino-acid sequence MKRKKINKVLTGTLAVGMLLSQGAPYNVLAKSPFELNPVENAEEILASLSVEQRKALEQLETNTTFIISPDIDANSTELVKVIVEFEQAPAKIEVMKQAAKGKKLSSADANEKVEKAHKDFKQHVQSLKVQKNLTEYKVEDVNITREYKKAINGVAMTLPGVAVNDLLQSGVVKHVFKDYEVKVDPSVETKVAIDPKMADSIPQIGVDKLHAENIKGKGIKVGVLDTGIDYNHPDLKDVYKGGYDFVDDDADPMETTYQDWIDAGEPVFPGRVYYTNHGTHVAGTIAAQQKNVVDYAVKGVAPEVDLYAYRVLGVWGGGDTAGILAGIDQAITDGMDVINMSLGAATNNPLYPTSVAVNNAMLSGVVTVVAAGNAGPNEKTLGSPGAAALGISVGASDVSMTIPTFSGSVFTNENDNLQRLGDDLSPQLEDSKRLGKDFSPKIEDKRKGLSHQLEDLQLLGKDFSDQLEDLQGQSLPIVFAGLGKATDFAGKDVSGKIALIQRGEIAFDEKIKNAKNAGAKSVIVYNNVDGQIPSYLGEVVGLIPSFRLSKADGERLKELEEGSFTFETLSNTKTEGDHLADFSSRGPVEGNYDIKPDVVAPGVSIFSTTPEFINDPQDGMNYENAYVRMSGTSMASPHVAGAAALILQEHPEYTPFDVKSALMNTSDDLQGDNSVYEVGAGRIDAYQAVHTDTSIKVWDKTQNIENGNVVEIDELTGSIVFGRYYKKGNEPIEASKKVTVQNSSEEEKSFTLEVEYHGERKGIQDAVNNGVTVDVPSSITVGGGQVKELQPKITIPTSAASGRYEGYIHATNTNNPDETYQIPFAVMVTEKGIAYLKTTRPSVTNMNPNWLNHDPIIHGIMKLNSPMKTMDVLVKDSETGKAVGFLGTANMSKLLVDVDTFLVGAFAGSVYPFTNDPSKPISDYAVKLPAGDYILETIAHDEEGGSYVTHNPLIVDNTVPEVNMNIKPGVIEVNDSMYTVEDGQKAVWLHGTAKDATVDLLQSKGLDFDQSTNTMAYYANDTQISGYLPVEANGEVKVGIEPSDIARQPLSLNLRTWDIATVDDTQMYTFLKEGTEYTTSSYDKTSIKVGDNVTMTLSLNNVKQLVSGEFNLQVHNIFKFANVKLNNSVKKYAKEKGLQVSLHEPVVKESSSWNSLKIGASITGNAYRGLDGDMPFLDVTFKVVNDEYYNYTPGFLVQKSSYKKSGQTTDTAIPYYYSEYFTIISKHTQVYGNITPEAFYISAGPGQGEYLKKADYSKIGAQVYALSRSGKKYPGTINNKGAYTINDIPASDQEYSVVVEIPGHLKAIQKFIPGYNEKGELRGQAIRITQRNLAGDLNGDKMIDILDIQSVVDAYGMKDSSIVPQDINQDGVVDEADVRLIEKNFLTKGPDAPANKQPKEMIGKKGLEYFLRLIGLEPKQ; translated from the coding sequence ATGAAGAGGAAAAAAATCAATAAGGTTCTTACAGGAACGTTAGCTGTTGGCATGTTATTATCTCAAGGTGCTCCATATAACGTATTGGCGAAAAGCCCGTTTGAGCTGAATCCAGTTGAAAATGCGGAAGAGATCTTAGCGAGCCTGTCTGTAGAACAAAGAAAGGCATTAGAGCAATTAGAAACAAATACAACCTTTATCATTTCACCGGATATTGATGCGAATAGCACTGAATTAGTCAAAGTCATAGTCGAATTTGAACAGGCGCCGGCGAAAATTGAAGTGATGAAACAAGCAGCGAAAGGAAAGAAACTATCTTCTGCTGATGCGAATGAGAAAGTGGAAAAAGCTCACAAAGATTTTAAACAGCATGTGCAATCATTGAAAGTGCAGAAGAACTTGACCGAATACAAAGTGGAAGATGTAAACATTACAAGAGAGTATAAAAAAGCCATCAACGGTGTAGCGATGACACTGCCTGGTGTGGCAGTTAATGATTTGCTGCAATCCGGTGTAGTTAAACATGTCTTTAAAGATTACGAGGTAAAAGTGGATCCCTCGGTAGAAACGAAAGTAGCCATAGATCCTAAAATGGCGGATAGTATTCCGCAAATTGGCGTGGACAAGCTTCATGCCGAGAATATTAAGGGGAAAGGCATTAAAGTCGGTGTGCTGGATACAGGGATTGACTACAATCATCCAGACTTAAAAGATGTTTATAAGGGCGGATATGATTTTGTAGATGATGATGCAGATCCGATGGAAACAACCTATCAGGATTGGATCGATGCTGGCGAGCCAGTATTTCCGGGTCGTGTGTATTACACGAATCATGGAACGCATGTCGCAGGGACGATTGCAGCCCAACAGAAAAACGTTGTGGATTACGCTGTAAAAGGGGTAGCACCGGAAGTAGATTTATATGCTTATCGAGTATTGGGAGTTTGGGGTGGAGGAGATACTGCGGGAATCCTTGCTGGAATCGATCAAGCGATTACAGATGGCATGGACGTCATCAATATGTCGCTCGGCGCCGCGACGAACAATCCTTTATATCCCACTTCTGTTGCAGTAAATAATGCCATGCTTTCAGGTGTGGTAACCGTCGTTGCTGCAGGTAACGCCGGACCGAACGAAAAAACGCTTGGTTCTCCAGGTGCAGCGGCTCTCGGTATTTCAGTAGGGGCAAGCGATGTTTCCATGACCATTCCTACATTTAGTGGAAGCGTTTTCACTAATGAAAATGATAATTTGCAACGTCTCGGCGATGACCTTTCTCCTCAACTAGAAGATTCAAAACGTCTTGGCAAAGATTTTTCTCCTAAAATAGAAGATAAGAGGAAGGGCTTGTCTCACCAATTAGAAGATTTGCAACTTCTGGGCAAAGACTTTTCCGACCAATTAGAAGATTTACAAGGACAATCTTTACCAATTGTATTTGCGGGACTTGGTAAAGCAACTGATTTTGCCGGGAAAGATGTCAGCGGGAAAATTGCGTTGATTCAGCGCGGGGAAATTGCATTTGATGAAAAAATCAAAAACGCCAAAAACGCTGGGGCTAAATCAGTGATTGTGTATAACAATGTCGACGGGCAAATACCTTCCTACTTGGGCGAGGTCGTCGGTTTAATCCCTTCTTTCCGTCTGTCAAAAGCAGATGGTGAGCGGTTAAAGGAGCTAGAAGAAGGTTCTTTCACATTTGAAACGTTAAGTAATACAAAAACAGAAGGCGATCATTTAGCAGATTTCAGTTCACGCGGGCCGGTAGAAGGAAATTATGATATCAAGCCGGATGTAGTCGCTCCAGGTGTGTCCATATTCTCCACGACACCGGAATTCATCAATGATCCACAGGATGGCATGAATTACGAGAATGCCTACGTACGTATGTCGGGGACATCGATGGCCTCGCCACATGTGGCAGGTGCAGCCGCATTGATTTTACAGGAGCATCCGGAATACACGCCTTTCGATGTGAAGTCGGCACTCATGAATACTTCGGATGATTTACAAGGGGATAATTCTGTATACGAAGTGGGCGCAGGACGAATCGATGCCTATCAAGCGGTTCATACAGATACCTCCATCAAAGTATGGGATAAGACACAAAATATCGAAAATGGAAACGTCGTAGAAATTGATGAACTAACAGGCTCCATTGTATTCGGCAGATATTATAAAAAAGGTAATGAACCAATTGAAGCAAGCAAAAAGGTGACGGTTCAAAACAGCAGCGAAGAAGAAAAATCTTTTACACTAGAAGTGGAGTATCACGGTGAGCGCAAAGGTATTCAAGATGCTGTGAATAACGGTGTTACAGTGGATGTACCTTCATCGATTACAGTGGGAGGCGGCCAAGTAAAGGAGCTCCAGCCAAAAATAACGATTCCAACCAGCGCTGCGTCAGGAAGATATGAAGGGTATATTCATGCGACCAATACCAACAATCCAGACGAAACCTATCAAATTCCATTTGCTGTGATGGTGACGGAAAAGGGAATTGCTTATCTCAAAACGACTAGACCATCCGTGACAAATATGAATCCTAACTGGCTAAATCATGACCCAATCATTCATGGCATCATGAAGTTGAATAGCCCAATGAAAACCATGGATGTGCTTGTAAAAGACAGTGAAACAGGAAAAGCTGTAGGGTTCCTAGGAACAGCGAATATGAGTAAATTACTAGTAGACGTAGATACATTTCTTGTGGGTGCGTTCGCCGGTTCGGTCTATCCATTTACAAATGATCCTTCCAAGCCGATCAGTGATTATGCTGTAAAGCTTCCAGCAGGCGATTATATACTGGAAACAATTGCACACGATGAGGAAGGTGGATCATATGTTACACACAATCCGCTTATCGTGGACAACACAGTACCAGAAGTGAACATGAATATAAAACCGGGTGTAATCGAAGTTAATGATTCGATGTATACAGTAGAAGATGGCCAAAAAGCAGTATGGCTACATGGAACAGCTAAGGATGCGACAGTGGATCTATTACAGTCTAAAGGATTGGACTTCGATCAATCGACCAACACGATGGCTTACTATGCAAACGATACACAAATAAGCGGGTATTTACCGGTTGAAGCAAATGGAGAGGTGAAAGTCGGAATTGAACCGAGTGATATTGCAAGACAACCTTTAAGTTTGAATTTGAGAACGTGGGATATTGCAACGGTAGATGATACACAAATGTATACCTTCTTGAAAGAAGGGACGGAATATACGACTTCTAGTTATGATAAGACCAGTATAAAAGTCGGCGATAATGTTACGATGACACTCAGCCTTAATAATGTGAAGCAGCTTGTATCCGGAGAATTTAATCTACAGGTCCACAATATATTCAAGTTTGCGAATGTAAAGCTGAACAATTCAGTAAAAAAATATGCCAAGGAAAAAGGCTTACAGGTATCACTCCATGAGCCTGTCGTGAAGGAAAGCTCTTCCTGGAATAGTTTGAAAATCGGTGCTTCCATTACTGGAAATGCATACAGAGGTCTGGATGGAGATATGCCATTCCTCGATGTAACTTTTAAAGTAGTGAATGATGAATACTACAATTATACACCTGGATTTTTGGTACAGAAGTCTTCTTATAAAAAATCGGGACAAACAACAGACACGGCCATTCCTTATTACTACAGTGAATACTTTACGATAATTTCTAAACATACACAGGTATATGGAAACATTACGCCAGAAGCATTTTATATATCTGCAGGACCAGGGCAAGGAGAATATTTGAAAAAGGCGGATTATTCGAAAATAGGTGCACAAGTATATGCTCTCTCCAGAAGCGGTAAAAAATATCCAGGAACAATTAATAATAAAGGAGCTTACACAATCAATGATATCCCGGCTAGCGATCAAGAATATTCGGTTGTTGTCGAGATTCCGGGGCATCTCAAAGCAATTCAGAAGTTCATTCCTGGATATAATGAAAAAGGTGAGTTACGTGGGCAAGCTATAAGAATTACTCAGAGAAATCTTGCAGGGGATTTGAATGGTGACAAAATGATTGATATCCTCGATATCCAGAGTGTCGTCGATGCATACGGTATGAAGGATTCATCTATTGTGCCGCAAGATATCAATCAAGATGGTGTGGTAGACGAAGCGGATGTTCGTTTGATTGAGAAAAACTTCTTAACGAAGGGACCTGACGCACCTGCCAACAAACAGCCGAAAGAAATGATTGGCAAGAAAGGGCTGGAATACTTCCTGCGTCTTATCGGTCTTGAGCCGAAACAATAA
- a CDS encoding MFS transporter gives MELSKWKFRAYYLSAVGIANIGGWIYLLAINLMIFDTTGSAFAVAVLYMIKPFAFMLMGFWSGSVIDRVSTKHLMIVLDVVRASLILFIPFLDSIWGIYAVVMIIQMAGAMFGPASFTYMTLLLPEDERKQFNAMLSFVHSGAFILGPALAGILFMLGSLEMALFVNTGTFLLSAGLIYLLPRQNRIDSSESTNFTWGTIVQDWHLVWKFSKIAFPFVVVYMVFQVVMLLTAALDSTEVAFAKEVLHLTDAAYGSLVSVAGIGFLVGAIYTNLLVKFMSAKHLMCSGTILVSTGYVIYSFSMNYLMASSGFFILCFALALANTGFTTYIQENIPIDMMGRISSLYGMVIHSLQLLAVLIFGIAAHSFSVQAVVIGGSLFMLIISLFLIVSVNRLALP, from the coding sequence ATGGAATTATCTAAATGGAAATTCCGCGCTTATTATTTAAGTGCTGTAGGAATAGCGAATATTGGAGGATGGATTTATTTATTGGCCATCAACTTAATGATTTTTGACACGACTGGTTCCGCATTTGCAGTTGCGGTACTGTATATGATTAAACCGTTTGCGTTTATGCTGATGGGATTTTGGTCGGGCAGTGTGATTGATCGTGTATCGACGAAGCATTTGATGATTGTCCTTGATGTAGTGCGGGCATCACTTATTCTGTTCATTCCTTTTCTAGATTCCATATGGGGCATCTATGCGGTTGTGATGATTATTCAAATGGCAGGCGCAATGTTTGGACCTGCCTCTTTTACCTATATGACGTTGCTATTGCCGGAAGACGAGCGAAAACAATTCAACGCCATGCTCAGTTTTGTTCATTCTGGTGCGTTCATCTTGGGACCTGCTCTTGCGGGGATATTATTTATGCTAGGCTCTCTTGAAATGGCGTTGTTTGTGAATACTGGTACGTTTTTATTATCAGCTGGATTGATATATTTGCTTCCGAGACAAAACCGTATAGACTCATCTGAATCTACAAACTTTACTTGGGGAACAATCGTACAGGATTGGCATTTAGTCTGGAAGTTCAGTAAAATTGCTTTCCCTTTTGTTGTCGTGTATATGGTCTTTCAAGTGGTCATGCTGTTAACGGCTGCGCTTGATTCAACAGAAGTGGCTTTTGCGAAAGAAGTTCTTCATTTAACGGATGCGGCATATGGTTCACTCGTCAGTGTGGCAGGAATCGGCTTTTTAGTAGGGGCAATTTACACAAATCTACTCGTTAAATTCATGTCGGCCAAACATTTGATGTGCAGTGGGACCATTTTGGTATCCACCGGGTATGTCATCTACAGTTTTTCAATGAATTATTTGATGGCCAGCAGCGGTTTCTTTATCCTTTGTTTTGCACTTGCGTTGGCAAATACGGGATTCACGACCTATATCCAAGAAAACATTCCGATAGACATGATGGGAAGAATCTCAAGTTTATACGGAATGGTCATCCATTCTTTGCAACTGTTGGCTGTTCTGATTTTTGGGATAGCGGCACACTCATTTTCGGTTCAAGCAGTCGTAATCGGTGGTTCCCTTTTTATGTTAATCATTTCTCTCTTCCTGATTGTTTCAGTAAATCGTCTTGCTCTTCCATAG